A region of the Silene latifolia isolate original U9 population chromosome 9, ASM4854445v1, whole genome shotgun sequence genome:
NNNNNNNNNNNNNNNNNNNNNNNNNNNNNNNNNNNNNNNNNNNNNNNNNNNNNNNNNNNNNNNNNNNNNNNNNNNNNNNNNNNNNNNNNNNNNNNNNNNNNNNNNNNNNNNNNNNNNNNNNNNNNNNNNNNNNNNNNNNNNNNNNNNNNNNNNNNNNNNNNNNNNNNNNNNNNNNNNNNNNNNNNNNNNNNNNNNNNNNNNNNNNNNNNNNNNNNNNNNNNNNNNNNNNNNNNNNNNNNNNNNNNNNNNNNNNNNNNNNNNNNNNNNNNNNNNNNNNNNNNNNNNNNNNNNNNNNNNNNNNNNNNNNNNNNNNNNNNNNNNNNNNNNNNNNNNNNNNNNNNNNNNNNNNNNNNNNNNNNNNNNNNNNNNNNNNNNNNNNNNNNNNNNNNNNNNNNNNNNNNNNNNNNNNNNNNNNNNNNNNNNNNNNNNNNNNNNNNNNNNNNNNNNNNNNNNNNNNNNNNNNNNNNNNNNNNNNNNNNNNNNNNNNNNNNNNNNNNNNNNNNNNNNNNNNNNNNNNNNNNNNNNNNNNNNNNNNNNNNNNNNNNNNNNNNNNNNNNNNNNNNNNNNNNNNNNNNNNNNNNNNNNNNNNNNNNNNNNNNNNNNNNNNNNNNNNNNNNNNNNNNNNNNNNNNNNNNNNNNNNNNNNNNNNNNNNNNNNNNNNNNNNNNNNNNNNNNNNNNNNNNNNNNNNNNNNNNNNNNNNNNNNNNNNNNNNNNNNNNNNNNNNNNNNNNNNNNNNNNNNNNNNNNNNNNNNNNNNNNNNNNNNNNNNNNNNNNNNNNNNNNNNNNNNNNNNNNNNNNNNNNNNNNNNNNNNNNNNNNNNNNNNNNNNNNNNNNNNNNNNNNNNNNNNNNNNNNNNNNNNNNNNNNNNNNNNNNNNNNNNNNNNNNNNNNNNNNNNNNNNNNNNNNNNNNNNNNNNNNNNNNNNNNNNNNNNNNNNNNNNNNNNNNNNNNNNNNNNNNNNNNNNNNNNNNNNNNNNNNNNNNNNNNNNNNNNNNNNNNNNNNNNNNNNNNNNNNNNNNNNNNNNNNNNNNNNNNNNNNNNNNNNNNNNNNNNNNNNNNNNNNNNNNNNNNNNNNNNNNNNNNNNNNNNNNNNNNNNNNNNNNNNNNNNNNNNNNNNNNNNNNNNNNNNNNNNNNNNNNNNNNNNNNNNNNNNNNNNNNNNNNNNNNNNNNNNNNNNNNNNNNNNNNNNNNNNNNNNNNNNNNNNNNNNNNNNNNNNNNNNNNNNNNNNNNNNNNNNNNNNNNNNNNNNNNNNNNNNNNNNNNNNNNNNNNNNNNNNNNNNNNNNNNNNNNNNNNNNNNNNNNNNNNNNNNNNNNNNNNNNNNNNNNNNNNNNNNNNNNNNNNNNNNNNNNNNNNNNNNNNNNNNNNNNNNNNNNNNNNNNNNNNNNNNNNNNNNNNNNNNNNNNNNNNNNNNNNNNNNNNNNNNNNNNNNNNNNNNNNNNNNNNNNNNNNNNNNNNNNNNNNNNNNNNNNNNNNNNNNNNNNNNNNNNNNNNNNNNNNNNNNNNNNNNNNNNNNNNNNNNNNNNNNNNNNNNNNNNNNNNNNNNNNNNNNNNNNNNNNNNNNNNNNNNNNNNNNNNNNNNNNNNNNNNNNNNNNNNNNNNNNNNNNNNNNNNNNNNNNNNNNNNNNNNNNNNNNNNNNNNNNNNNNNNNNNNNNNNNNNNNNNNNNNNNNNNNNNNNNNNNNNNNNNNNNNNNNNNNNNNNNNNNNNNNNNNNNNNNNNNNNNNNNNNNNNNNNNNNNNNNNNNNNNNNNNNNNNNNNNNNNNNNNNNNNNNNNNNNNNNNNNNNNNNNNNNNNNNNNNNNNNNNNNNNNNNNNNNNNNNNNNNNNNNNNNNNNNNNNNNNNNNNNNNNNNNNNNNNNNNNNNNNNNNNNNNNNNNNNNNNNNNNNNNNNNNNNNNNNNNNNNNNNNNNNNNNNNNNNNNNNNNNNNNNNNNNNNNNNNNNNNNNNNNNNNNNNNNNNNNNNNNNNNNNNNNNNNNNNNNNNNNNNNNNNNNNNNNNNNNNNNNNNNNNNNNNNNNNNNNNNNNNNNNNNNNNNNNNNNNNNNNNNNNNNNNNNNNNNNNNNNNNNNNNNNNNNNNNNNNNNNNNNNNNNNNNNNNNNNNNNNNNNNNNNNNNNNNNNNNNNNNNNNNNNNNNNNNNNNNNNNNNNNNNNNNNNNNNNNNNNNNNNNNNNNNNNNNNNNNNNNNNNNNNNNNNNNNNNNNNNNNNNNNNNNNNNNNNNNNNNNNNNNNNNNNNNNNNNNNNNNNNNNNNNNNNNNNNNNNNNNNNNNNNNNNNNNNNNNNNNNNNNNNNNNNNNNNNNNNNNNNNNNNNNNNNNNNNNNNNNNNNNNNNNNNNNNNNNNNNNNNNNNNNNNNNNNNNNNNNNNNNNNNNNNNNNNNNNNNNNNNNNNNNNNNNNNNNNNNNNNNNNNNNNNNNNNNNNNNNNNNNNNNNNNNNNNNNNNNNNNNNNNNNNNNNNNNNNNNNNNNNNNNNNNNNNNNNNNNNNNNNNNNNNNNNNNNNNNNNNNNNNNNNNNNNNNNNNNNNNNNNNNNNNNNNNNNNNNNNNNNNNNNNNNNNNNNNNNNNNNNNNNNNNNNNNNNNNNNNNNNNNNNNNNNNNNNNNNNNNNNNNNNNNNNNNNNNNNNNNNNNNNNNNNNNNNNNNNNNNNNNNNNNNNNNNNNNNNNNNNNNNNNNNNNNNNNNNNNNNNNNNNNNNNNNNNNNNNNNNNNNNNNNNNNNNNNNNNNNNNNNNNNNNNNNNNNNNNNNNNNNNNNNNNNNNNNNNNNNNNNNNNNNNNNNNNNNNNNNNNNNNNNNNNNNNNNNNNNNNNNNNNNNNNNNNNNNNNNNNNNNNNNNNNNNNNNNNNNNNNNNNNNNNNNNNNNNNNNNNNNNNNNNNNNNNNNNNNNNNNNNNNNNNNNNNNNNNNNNNNNNNNNNNNNNNNNNNNNNNNNNNNNNNNNNNNNNNNNNNNNNNNNNNNNNNNNNNNNNNNNNNNNNNNNNNNNNNNNNNNNNNNNNNNNNNNNNNNNNNNNNNNNNNNNNNNNNNNNNNNNNNNNNNNNNNNNNNNNNNNNNNNNNNNNNNNNNNNNNNNNNNNNNNNNNNNNNNNNNNNNNNNNNNNNNNNNNNNNNNNNNNNNNNNNNNNNNNNNNNNNNNNNNNNNNNNNNNNNNNNNNNNNNNNNNNNNNNNNNNNNNNNNNNNNNNNNNNNNNNNNNNNNNNNNNNNNNNNNNNNNNNNNNNNNNNNNNNNNNNNNNNNNNNNNNNNNNNNNNNNNNNNNNNNNNNNNNNNNNNNNNNNNNNNNNNNNNNNNNNNNNNNNNNNNNNNNNNNNNNNNNNNNNNNNNNNNNNNNNNNNNNNNNNNNNNNNNNNNNNNNNNNNNNNNNNNNNNNNNNNNNNNNNNNNNNNNNNNNNNNNNNNNNNNNNNNNNNNNNNNNNNNNNNNNNNNNNNNNNNNNNNNNNNNNNNNNNNNNNNNNNNNNNNNNNNNNNNNNNNNNNNNNNNNNNNNNNNNNNNNNNNNNNNNNNNNNNNNNNNNNNNNNNNNNNNNNNNNNNNNNNNNNNNNNNNNNNNNNNNNNNNNNNNNNNNNNNNNNNNNNNNNNNNNNNNNNNNNNNNNNNNNNNNNNNNNNNNNNNNNNNNNNNNNNNNNNNNNNNNNNNNNNNNNNNNNNNNNNNNNNNNNNNNNNNNNNNNNNNNNNNNNNNNNNNNNNNNNNNNNNNNNNNNNNNNNNNNNNNNNNNNNNNNNNNNNNNNNNNNNNNNNNNNNNNNNNNNNNNNNNNNNNNNNNNNNNNNNNNNNNNNNNNNNNNNNNNNNNNNNNNNNNNNNNNNNNNNNNNNNNNNNNNNNNNNNNNNNNNNNNNNNNNNNNNNNNNNNNNNNNNNNNNNNNNNNNNNNNNNNNNNNNNNNNNNNNNNNNNNNNNNNNNNNNNNNNNNNNNNNNNNNNNNNNNNNNNNNNNNNNNNNNNNNNNNNNNNNNNNNNNNNNNNNNNNNNNNNNNNNNNNNNNNNNNNNNNNNNNNNNNNNNNNNNNNNNNNNNNNNNNNNNNNNNNNNNNNNNNNNNNNNNNNNNNNNNNNNNNNNNNNNNNNNNNNNNNNNNNNNNNNNNNNNNNNNNNNNNNNNNNNNNNNNNNNNNNNNNNNNNNNNNNNNNNNNNNNNNNNNNNNNNNNNNNNNNNNNNNNNNNNNNNNNNNNNNNNNNNNNNNNNNNNNNNNNNNNNNNNNNNNNNNNNNNNNNNNNNNNNNNNNNNNNNNNNNNNNNNNNNNNNNNNNNNNNNNNNNNNNNNNNNNNNNNNNNNNNNNNNNNNNNNNNNNNNNNNNNNNNNNNNNNNNNNNNNNNNNNNNNNNNNNNNNNNNNNNNNNNNNNNNNNNNNNNNNNNNNNNNNNNNNNNNNNNNNNNNNNNNNNNNNNNNNNNNNNNNNNNNNNNNNNNNNNNNNNNNNNNNNNNNNNNNNNNNNNNNNNNNNNNNNNNNNNNNNNNNNNNNNNNNNNNNNNNNNNNNNNNNNNNNNNNNNNNNNNNNNNNNNNNNNNNNNNNNNNNNNNNNNNNNNNNNNNNNNNNNNNNNNNNNNNNNNNNNNNNNNNNNNNNNNNNNNNNNNNNNNNNNNNNNNNNNNNNNNNNNNNNNNNNNNNNNNNNNNNNNNNNNNNNNNNNNNNNNNNNNNNNNNNNNNNNNNNNNNNNNNNNNNNNNNNNNNNNNNNNNNNNNNNNNNNNNNNNNNNNNNNNNNNNNNNNNNNNNNNNNNNNNNNNNNNNNNNNNNNNNNNNNNNNNNNNNNNNNNNNNNNNNNNNNNNNNNNNNNNNNNNNNNNNNNNNNNNNNNNNNNNNNNNNNNNNNNNNNNNNNNNNNNNNNNNNNNNNNNNNNNNNNNNNNNNNNNNNNNNNNNNNNNNNNNNNNNNNNNNNNNNNNNNNNNNNNNNNNNNNNNNNNNNNNNNNNNNNNNNNNNNNNNNNNNNNNNNNNNNNNNNNNNNNNNNNNNNNNNNNNNNNNNNNNNNNNNNNNNNNNNNNNNNNNNNNNNNNNNNNNNNNNNNNNNNNNNNNNNNNNNNNNNNNNNNNNNNNNNNNNNNNNNNNNNNNNNNNNNNNNNNNNNNNNNNNNNNNNNNNNNNNNNNNNNNNNNNNNNNNNNNNNNNNNNNNNNNNNNNNNNNNNNNNNNNNNNNNNNNNNNNNNNNNNNNNNNNNNNNNNNNNNNNNNNNNNNNNNNNNNNNNNNNNNNNNNNNNNNNNNNNNNNNNNNNNNNNNNNNNNNNNNNNNNNNNNNNNNNNNNNNNNNNNNNNNNNNNNNNNNNNNNNNNNNNNNNNNNNNNNNNNNNNNNNNNNNNNNNNNNNNNNNNNNNNNNNNNNNNNNNNNNNNNNNNNNNNNNNNNNNNNNNNNNNNNNNNNNNNNNNNNNNNNNNNNNNNNNNNNNNNNNNNNNNNNNNNNNNNNNNNNNNNNNNNNNNNNNNNNNNNNNNNNNNNNNNNNNNNNNNNNNNNNNNNNNNNNNNNNNNNNNNNNNNNNNNNNNNNNNNNNNNNNNNNNNNNNNNNNNNNNNNNNNNNNNNNNNNNNNNNNNNNNNNNNNNNNNNNNNNNNNNNNNNNNNNNNNNNNNNNNNNNNNNNNNNNNNNNNNNNNNNNNNNNNNNNNNNNNNNNNNNNNNNNNNNNNNNNNNNNNNNNNNNNNNNNNNNNNNNNNNNNNNNNNNNNNNNNNNNNNNNNNNNNNNNNNNNNNNNNNNNNNNNNNNNNNNNNNNNNNNNNNNNNNNNNNNNNNNNNNNNNNNNNNNNNNNNNNNNNNNNNNNNNNNNNNNNNNNNNNNNNNNNNNNNNNNNNNNNNNNNNNNNNNNNNNNNNNNNNNNNNNNNNNNNNNNNNNNNNNNNNNNNNNNNNNNNNNNNNNNNNNNNNNNNNNNNNNNNNNNNNNNNNNNNNNNNNNNNNNNNNNNNNNNNNNNNNNNNNNNNNNNNNNNNNNNNNNNNNNNNNNNNNNNNNNNNNNNNNNNNNNNNNNNNNNNNNNNNNNNNNNNNNNNNNNNNNNNNNNNNNNNNNNNNNNNNNNNNNNNNNNNNNNNNNNNNNNNNNNNNNNNNNNNNNNNNNNNNNNNNNNNNNNNNNNNNNNNNNNNNNNNNNNNNNNNNNNNNNNNNNNNNNNNNNNNNNNNNNNNNNNNNNNNNNNNNNNNNNNNNNNNNNNNNNNNNNNNNNNNNNNNNNNNNNNNNNNNNNNNNNNNNNNNNNNNNNNNNNNNNNNNNNNNNNNNNNNNNNNNNNNNNNNNNNNNNNNNNNNNNNNNNNNNNNNNNNNNNNNNNNNNNNNNNNNNNNNNNNNNNNNNNNNNNNNNNNNNNNNNNNNNNNNNNNNNNNNNNNNNNNNNNNNNNNNNNNNNNNNNNNNNNNNNNNNNNNNNNNNNNNNNNNNNNNNNNNNNNNNNNNNNNNNNNNNNNNNNNNNNNNNNNNNNNNNNNNNNNNNNNNNNNNNNNNNNNNNNNNNNNNNNNNNNNNNNNNNNNNNNNNNNNNNNNNNNNNNNNNNNNNNNNNNNNNNNNNNNNNNNNNNNNNNNNNNNNNNNNNNNNNNNNNNNNNNNNNNNNNNNNNNNNNNNNNNNNNNNNNNNNNNNNNNNNNNNNNNNNNNNNNNNNNNNNNNNNNNNNNNNNNNNNNNNNNNNNNNNNNNNNNNNNNNNNNNNNNNNNNNNNNNNNNNNNNNNNNNNNNNNNNNNNNNNNNNNNNNNNNNNNNNNNNNNNNNNNNNNNNNNNNNNNNNNNNNNNNNNNNNNNNNNNNNNNNNNNNNNNNNNNNNNNNNNNNNNNNNNNNNNNNNNNNNNNNNNNNNNNNNNNNNNNNNNNNNNNNNNNNNNNNNNNNNNNNNNNNNNNNNNNNNNNNNNNNNNNNNNNNNNNNNNNNNNNNNNNNNNNNNNNNNNNNNNNNNNNNNNNNNNNNNNNNNNNNNNNNNNNNNNNNNNNNNNNNNNNNNNNNNNNNNNNNNNNNNNNNNNNNNNNNNNNNNNNNNNNNNNNNNNNNNNNNNNNNNNNNNNNNNNNNNNNNNNNNNNNNNNNNNNNNNNNNNNNNNNNNNNNNNNNNNNNNNNNNNNNNNNNNNNNNNNNNNNNNNNNNNNNNNNNNNNNNNNNNNNNNNNNNNNNNNNNNNNNNNNNNNNNNNNNNNNNNNNNNNNNNNNNNNNNNNNNNNNNNNNNNNNNNNNNNNNNNNNNNNNNNNNNNNNNNNNNNNNNNNNNNNNNNNNNNNNNNNNNNNNNNNNNNNNNNNNNNNNNNNNNNNNNNNNNNNNNNNNNNNNNNNNNNNNNNNNNNNNNNNNNNNNNNNNNNNNNNNNNNNNNNNNNNNNNNNNNNNNNNNNNNNNNNNNNNNNNNNNNNNNNNNNNNNNNNNNNNNNNNNNNNNNNNNNNNNNNNNNNNNNNNNNNNNNNNNNNNNNNNNNNNNNNNNNNNNNNNNNNNNNNNNNNNNNNNNNNNNNNNNNNNNNNNNNNNNNNNNNNNNNNNNNNNNNNNNNNNNNNNNNNNNNNNNNNNNNNNNNNNNNNNNNNNNNNNNNNNNNNNNNNNNNNNNNNNNNNNNNNNNNNNNNNNNNNNNNNNNNNNNNNNNNNNNNNNNNNNNNNNNNNNNNNNNNNNNNNNNNNNNNNNNNNNNNNNNNNNNNNNNNNNNNNNNNNNNNNNNNNNNNNNNNNNNNNNNNNNNNNNNNNNNNNNNNNNNNNNNNNNNNNNNNNNNNNNNNNNNNNNNNNNNNNNNNNNNNNNNNNNNNNNNNNNNNNNNNNNNNNNNNNNNNNNNNNNNNNNNNNNNNNNNNNNNNNNNNNNNNNNNNNNNNNNNNNNNNNNNNNNNNNNNNNNNNNNNNNNNNNNNNNNNNNNNNNNNNNNNNNNNNNNNNNNNNNNNNNNNNNNNNNNNNNNNNNNNNNNNNNNNNNNNNNNNNNNNNNNNNNNNNNNNNNNNNNNNNNNNNNNNNNNNNNNNNNNNNNNNNNNNNNNNNNNNNNNNNNNNNNNNNNNNNNNNNNNNNNNNNNNNNNNNNNNNNNNNNNNNNNNNNNNNNNNNNNNNNNNNNNNNNNNNNNNNNNNNNNNNNNNNNNNNNNNNNNNNNNNNNNNNNNNNNNNNNNNNNNNNNNNNNNNNNNNNNNNNNNNNNNNNNNNNNNNNNNNNNNNNNNNNNNNNNNNNNNNNNNNNNNNNNNNNNNNNNNNNNNNNNNNNNNNNNNNNNNNNNNNNNNNNNNNNNNNNNNNNNNNNNNNNNNNNNNNNNNNNNNNNNNNNNNNNNNNNNNNNNNNNNNNNNNNNNNNNNNNNNNNNNNNNNNNNNNNNNNNNNNNNNNNNNNNNNNNNNNNNNNNNNNNNNNNNNNNNNNNNNNNNNNNNNNNNNNNNNNNNNNNNNNNNNNNNNNNNNNNNNNNNNNNNNNNNNNNNNNNNNNNNNNNNNNNNNNNNNNNNNNNNNNNNNNNNNNNNNNNNNNNNNNNNNNNNNNNNNNNNNNNNNNNNNNNNNNNNNNNNNNNNNNNNNNNNNNNNNNNNNNNNNNNNNNNNNNNNNNNNNNNNNNNNNNNNNNNNNNNNNNNNNNNNNNNNNNNNNNNNNNNNNNNNNNNNNNNNNNNNNNNNNNNNNNNNNNNNNNNNNNNNNNNNNNNNNNNNNNNNNNNNNNNNNNNNNNNNNNNNNNNNNNNNNNNNNNNNNNNNNNNNNNNNNNNNNNNNNNNNNNNNNNNNNNNNNNNNNNNNNNNNNNNNNNNNNNNNNNNNNNNNNNNNNNNNNNNNNNNNNNNNNNNNNNNNNNNNNNNNNNNNNNNNNNNNNNNNNNNNNNNNNNNNNNNNNNNNNNNNNNNNNNNNNNNNNNNNNNNNNNNNNNNNNNNNNNNNNNNNNNNNNNNNNNNNNNNNNNNNNNNNNNNNNNNNNNNNNNNNNNNNNNNNNNNNNNNNNNNNNNNNNNNNNNNNNNNNNNNNNNNNNNNNNNNNNNNNNNNNNNNNNNNNNNNNNNNNNNNNNNNNNNNNNNNNNNNNNNNNNNNNNNNNNNNNNNNNNNNNNNNNNNNNNNNNNNNNNNNNNNNNNNNNNNNNNNNNNNNNNNNNNNNNNNNNNNNNNNNNNNNNNNNNNNNNNNNNNNNNNNNNNNNNNNNNNNNNNNNNNNNNNNNNNNNNNNNNNNNNNNNNNNNNNNNNNNNNNNNNNNNNNNNNNNNNNNNNNNNNNNNNNNNNNNNNNNNNNNNNNNNNNNNNNNNNNNNNNNNNNNNNNNNNNNNNNNNNNNNNNNNNNNNNNNNNNNNNNNNNNNNNNNNNNNNNNNNNNNNNNNNNNNNNNNNNNNNNNNNNNNNNNNNNNNNNNNNNNNNNNNNNNNNNNNNNNNNNNNNNNNNNNNNNNNNNNNNNNNNNNNNNNNNNNNNNNNNNNNNNNNNNNNNNNNNNNNNNNNNNNNNNNNNNNNNNNNNNNNNNNNNNNNNNNNNNNNNNNNNNNNNNNNNNNNNNNNNNNNNNNNNNNNNNNNNNNNNNNNNNNNNNNNNNNNNNNNNNNNNNNNNNNNNNNNNNNNNNNNNNNNNNNNNNNNNNNNNNNNNNNNNNNNNNNNNNNNNTATCTACAATAGCCttaatggtggtgcttttgagacgcacttgatggatcatacaccaggttggacttaggtCCTTTATGACTCATGTGAaaagtgctattgagaagcacttgagccacctatGCAGGTGTGATGATCACAAGACTATGGGAAGTCCTGTGAACATGTCTTCCAATACCAAGTTAAACGCATTgctctaaaagagcgcgttgcactttcgcggaacgatcttaatctgaaggtatgatatgtgttgtggcgggtatcgaccgaagctcagctaggaattcaaatcgcaagatattctctcgttGTATGTAAGTTattcctcatttcactaaagtgtcaattcaaatcgaaagatattgatacctaagtatccaatccttcctttacccagaaaTTTCTTTCTCTGTCTCTGgcgcccctagtgggggattgttggaaaataTAGGGGTTTTTTGCCTTTGAAGtgtttccaattgtcccacattagtgAGGAAAAGGGAGTTTTGTGGGTTTATATGTACCCACcctccttaccatatcactagtgggtcaagggaggcttttgtggaaaccttgcgaggtgcttaattcagctcgcacacgcgcgcgcgtCGTGCCCGTGCTCGAGCCCGGCCtggcccggatccggattcgtgattcgggatttgggatttggcaatcgcctgcggcgggctttGCCTATCTTTTTGTGTCGGATCCGAGTTTCGTTTTGGACTGTGTTTTTTGTGGCAGGGTTTcaggagtcggttttggctcttGTAACTGATCTTTTTTCTGCTATAAATTTGAGCCTCTTCACAGCTTTTACACATACAGAAAATCACTCTCTTCTCTATTCTTCCTCTTCTCTGCTCTCTCATAATTTTTGGGTATTGCTAATATtatcgttccaagtctcacagttccgagtgggTGGAACTGCGTGGGGACtgtagtgttaaccttggggaactaccagcactagctgatcgccaccatGGTCGTACCGGataaatagttttcaaggcagtggcttctACCACGGCACTACTTATGGGTTATACTTTCTGATCGCTTCTAATTCGTCTGGTATTTCTATTCTACTTCTGTTTCTGCATCTTTTGAATGACAATTGTGTGTCCCCTCTGTTTCTCGTCCTCCCCGTTACCGTATATTTTGTAGTTGTATTTATAGGGGTGTGATATTTAGGCTTTGCGGAGGTTTGTAACTAGAAGAATTGTACTTGCATTGTGCTTTGTTGTAGTTTACTGGCATCTCGATAGGAATTGTCACTAGTTTTCTTATCATGGTGAAAAAGTATAAAAACCTTATCTAATTTGTCTGCCAAATATTATCTCGTTGTTATCTTGCTACATGTAGGACTGGGCATTGGACGGTCCAGACCGGAATTTTGGACCAGACCGGACCGGTTTGGGCGGACCGGAACCGACCCGGAAAAATTCAGGTCCGGTCCCCGGTCCATTGTTTTTCGCAATTAGGGATGAAGTGAAGAACAGCGTGTGAAATGTAATTTTGTGAATGTGAGTATGTGACCTACGAGATTTGACATACGAGATTTGAGAGCCCAGCCCAAATCAGAAATAAAAGATCGTAGAATCCGGTCTAACCGGTCTGGACCGGTAAAATCCGATTTTcacccggaccggaccggaaaccTGAATTGCGAAAAACAATGGACCGGGGACCGGACCTGAATTTTTCCGGGTCGGTTCCGGTCCGCCCaaaccggtccggtccggtccaaaaTTCCGGTCTGGACCGTCCAATGCCCAGTCCTAATGACAAATATTGGGGTGAGGTGGATAAAATGAATATGCTCATCTATTTGGCTGTGATTTTGGATCCAAGTTTCAAATTTCTTGGGGTGAGCATTGTTCTAGTTCGTATGTATGGGAAAAAGGACGGGGAAAAGTTAGCTGAGAAAGTTAAGCAATTTGCTTATGATATGTATGATGAGTATAGACGCATTTATTCTCCTATGACGGGTGAAAGTGGTGAGTCAGCTAATACATCTTCAACCAATTCACGGACAGCCCTACGGTATATGAGTAATATTGAGGAGCAAGTTAAGAAACAAATGAGTGGTTCAAATCCCCTTATTAGAAGCGAGTTTGATCGTTATTTGAATGAGCAAAAAGGAGAAGATGAAGAGAAGGAGGTATTACCTTGGTGGAGAGCAAATGCTATGAGATTTCCAACTTTAAAGCACATGGCTAGGGATGTTCTAGCAATTCCTATATCAACCGTGGCATCTGAATCTGCATTTAGTGCTGGAGGGCGCACTCTTGATTCGTTTAGGAGCTCTCTAGCACCAAAGGTAAAGTACACTATTTTTTTTCGTACTATTTAAGATTACTTGACTGTAACCATCTTTTAATTTGCAACTTAGAACCTTGCTTTTTGCCATCACTACATCTGTTTTTTTTGTGAAAACTTGGATTTATATTGTTCAATCAGATTGTCCAACCTATCAACCACATCCTGACCGACTGGTTCTTTGCTTTTTAATGGATTAATTTGGTCATTATCTTATTTTGATTTGTGTAAGATGGTGCAAGCTCAAATATGTGGGCAAGATTGGATTCGAGCATCACTTCGTGAAGATAAACTTGATATGGAAGAGAGCTTGGAAGATCTTGAGAAACTAGGCCAAGGTCACTAGTACTATACTCTTATCAAATTATTCTACGATATAATTTCCTTGGCGTCTTGTATTTTTTTTAACTTGACTATTAAGTGTTTTTACCTTTCTTACCTCTTGTTTTCTTTGGCAGAGTTTGAGAAGATGAAGGCGGAAGATGACACGATCTTTGTTTCATGAAGTCGCGGAACGGAAGTGGGTAATTTTTTGCGTCGACACCTCCGGGGATCTTGATAACATCTTTCTTATTTTGGGTACCAATGGACATTTGAACTTGGACTGTATTTTTAAAGCTTTAAATGTTCTCAATGATGTACTAGTATTCTAGTTTTGGAGCCATTGATATACTGTATTTTTTGGAGTTTCCACAAATTCCACTTATGTAATTATGTGTAGCAAACTAGAGTGCTACCTAGATGTGGTTTTACATCATTAAATAAGAATTAAGATCTGCTAGTGTTAGCCTGCTAGGTGTTCAGTGTGCTACAGCCTACAGCAATTCCGGTCCTAACCGGTCCGGACCGGTCTAAACCCGGAATTTTACAGGTCCGGTCCAGGTCTTGAAATTTTAGATACCGGTCCGGGCACCGGTCCATGCAATATCACCATTCCGGTTCCGGTTCAGACCGGTTcaggtccggtccggtccgg
Encoded here:
- the LOC141598472 gene encoding zinc finger BED domain-containing protein RICESLEEPER 2-like; translation: MNMLIYLAVILDPSFKFLGVSIVLVRMYGKKDGEKLAEKVKQFAYDMYDEYRRIYSPMTGESGESANTSSTNSRTALRYMSNIEEQVKKQMSGSNPLIRSEFDRYLNEQKGEDEEKEVLPWWRANAMRFPTLKHMARDVLAIPISTVASESAFSAGGRTLDSFRSSLAPKMVQAQICGQDWIRASLREDKLDMEESLEDLEKLGQEFEKMKAEDDTIFVS